In Hippoglossus hippoglossus isolate fHipHip1 chromosome 24, fHipHip1.pri, whole genome shotgun sequence, a single genomic region encodes these proteins:
- the mia3 gene encoding transport and Golgi organization protein 1 homolog isoform X3 has protein sequence MAAKHFYRQGFLLLLFNFISTAALEKRFSDLKRCADDECSMLLCRGKALKDFSAPDCRFLSFKKSETIYVYYKLAGRRTDMWAGSVGNIFGYFPKDLLAVNHLYTDKEVELPAEETDFVCFDTGFDKFDNYDIDVLLASFVEENSRASRGTSDQIQVAEDTPKETQPFEEEEEEEEEEEQTEKQTEQQENVDHLDPDDQNASLPELDVENELPPLEVESETATPDFIETAEEVEQIKLDESVPENVVSERSEPKDTLPNPEVESVAKDEFVPETEAVSVTEGKQIPELKTTLGNTFDAIVTGEETTKRVTPFEDEEEEEENQEVDDNSKENVDVIQGTPLLSFTEKAMNTPAPDSLQEHEAPPVTHEDEPQAAEEKNMWTSIGDAVFSVVTGGEMTAHVSSDEDDDEEDEEEEEEEAAAKPTEDFEEAKKDVEEPMIIESPKEPEIIEQVLQDPPGSSSVQTDKETISDSEELLLDSDDEGEIEEIGHEEAEDETLKPSADTPQIRHPTGANKLSDILLSQKDTSANNEIEKSDIKTTDETIKHKEEEVQEVSKDSGVNEDVQDSSIAMENRLDLDNVPEENKTVDDRVFVSTETETHQILANEESRDLDVEDDIKTVDDSLPDRLHEYLLADLKKHIHQLDLSVVEPEIHEEPHTEELEEEKPEELEEEIVVVKEELLEDENALPSEQSDNTDSDKPALEPETLPTASTVEPVYSDSVMRLTLLRDRFSEEYMARVQRRLGLKNLFKVEAMFSDLDTELQATRQSDSGTTQDIESALEEILEASEKTILDEIEKMLDGQNAKNVQDPHEDTSSVDEETEILDDFQELAFSLRQKYSTASDSTPLAADMDQDGHELNVTEETLPIVEEEKVDIVPEAEREQENITATDREERAVEIEEEQIVMDEVHSGPDVSVEEDGGHFNQNKDNQPEFSSSDDMQTVPQATLENPLDVGVGVEVEPSPSGSLEPLDPVSEINEAEVGLFSSGLFYMGCIFSIASSKIVEWTTVMISLLPDEWKPGETLYGCPWQAVVFTALVGVVTVTIFFWRTVLAVKSREYLVDEKRLTEQIQALKKEKNDSLTKMSELQKQTENLKENQKQSKETVGSTMKRMQHLESKVLEAESRNKRMAEEKNAYVKQLEEERTHSKEYETRVERLEKSNEKLQLSRKKIQETLSRTSVLLDEAKIREDARKAQHKCLGKDYAALKEENKTFKTTIKSWEDKHKELSEQIKSYQKSQKELEDSVVLKDHNVEVLSELLADLDACELQKGETKVLANGEVASDKKTVVKNRIKQMMDVSRVQTTLTVVEEERDRFMTKLLNEETTRKALEEQHQELEHSIATLKSTKSHVDNQFKILQQKNEIMVEMYQQKENALQQKLTKEELERRSKESLLSEVGGKAVEAEEQVKVLRHRINEMEDQMKKTEDVYKEQIKEQENKTHSNWVNARNAERALNQEKLESSKLREKLAVLTSQLNERRAPLFRPNPGQAAVPRQGSRPPSDPHGRYAENKHISGMDLMGPRSSSPANMDGPTQAVDPQVKAETQAEASTESPEPGPGSFIASPIRDSPGPMIQGPGPGPHDPLLPPGPHIRLPPPGPYRHPRPGPYHLPPGPLPPNLPPLHGPPLPANGHPGMPGHPGMPGPMGGDFGPRPANGHVFHPRPGPGHFIDPRGPLPPHFRPPPPHHFGPMPLPHGVRGPIGPRPPFHPDMRFPGPRDHINPPMDLPPGIPPHPAHPGDAFGQAPPHALHNSAGAHSGPGHDPRVRPEAPQDSARPAMAKP, from the exons ATGGCAGCGAAGCACTTCTACCGACAGGgctttttattacttttattcaattttatcTCGACCGCGGCCCTGGAGAAACGCTTCTCCGACCTGAAGAGATGCGCCGACGACGAGTGCAGca TGCTGCTGTGTCGGGGGAAAGCATTGAAAGATTTCTCGGCACCGGATTGTCGATTCCTGTCCTTTAAGAAATCAGAAACTATCTATGTTTACTACAAACTTGCAGGCAGAAGGACTGACATGTGGGCAGGAAGT GTTGGAAATATCTTTGGCTATTTCCCAAAGGACCTTCTTGCAGTTAACCACCTTTATACAGATAAAGAAGTCGAACTTCCCGCAGAG GAAAcagattttgtctgttttgacACTGGATTTGATAAGTTTGACAATTATGACATAGATGTACTCTTAGCCTCCTTCGTGGAGGAGAATAGCAGAGCAAGTAGGGGAACGTCTGACCAAATCCAAGTGGCAGAGGACACTCCAAAAGAAACACAGCcatttgaagaagaagaagaagaagaagaagaagaagagcagactgaaaaacaaactgagcagCAAGAGAATGTAGATCATCTTGATCCTGATGATCAAAATGCCTCTTTACCTGAGCTTGATGTGGAAAATGAATTGCCTCCTTTAGAAGTAGAATCTGAAACAGCCACAcctgattttattgaaacagCCGAAGAAGTTGAGCAAATCAAACTAGATGAGTCTGTTCCTGAAAATGTTGTGTCAGAGAGGAGTGAACCCAAAGATACACTCCCAAATCCTGAAGTGGAATCTGTGGCCAAAGACGAGTTTGTTCCAGAAACGGAAGCAGTCTCGGTTACTGAGGGAAAGCAAATCCCAGAGTTGAAAACTACCCTGGGAAACACTTTTGATGCCATCGTTACTGGTGAAGAAACCACTAAGAGAGTTACACCGTttgaagacgaagaagaagaggaggaaaaccaAGAGGTGGACGATAACTCCAAAGAAAACGTTGATGTTATACAAGGCACTCCATTACTGTCTTTCACTGAAAAAGCCATGAACACTCCAGCACCTGATTCCCTCCAAGAGCATGAAGCTCCTCCAGTAACACACGAGGATGAACCTCAAGCTGCTGAGGAGAAGAACATGTGGACGTCAATTGGAGATGCAGTCTTTTCAGTTGTCACGGGGGGAGAGATGACAGCACATGTGAGTTCAGACGAAGATGATGACGAggaggacgaagaagaagaagaagaagaagctgctgcaaAACCCACTGAGGATTTTGAGGAAGCAAAAAAAGATGTCGAAGAACCAATGATTATAGAATCTCCCAAAGAGCCTGAAATCATAGAGCAAGTTCTTCAAGATCCTCCTGGTTCCAGCTCTGTACAGACAGATAAAGAAACAATCAGTGATTCTGAGGAACTTTTGTTGGATAGTGACGATGAGGGTGAAATAGAAGAGATCGGACAtgaggaagcagaggatgaaaCATTAAAACCTTCAGCTGATACACCACAGATACGACACCCGACAGGAGCAAATAAATTATCAGATATTTTATTGTCACAAAAAGATACCTCTGCCAataatgaaatagaaaaatctgacattaaaacaacagatgAAACCATTAAGcacaaagaagaggaagtgcAGGAGGTGTCCAAAGATTCTGGAGTCAATGAAGATGTACAGGACAGTAGCATTGCAATGGAGAATAGACTGGATTTGGACAATGTgccagaagaaaacaagacgGTGGACGATCGTGTATTTGTCAGTACAGAAACTGAAACTCATCAGATCCTTGCCAATGAAGAGTCGAGGGATTTAGATGTCGAAGACGACATAAAGACAGTAGACGACAGCTTACCTGATCGGTTACATGAATATTTATTGGCAGATCTTAAGAAGCATATCCATCAACTAGATTTATCTGTTGTTGAACCAGAGATTCATGAGGAACCACatacagaggagctggaggaagaaaaacctgaagagctggaggaagaaatTGTTGTGGTGAAAGAAGAATTACTTGAAGATGAAAATGCACTTCCGTCCGAACAATCAGATAACACAGACTCTGACAAGCCTGCTCTTGAACCAGAAACTCTGCCCACTGCGTCGACTGTAGAGCCAGTGTACAGCGACAGCGTGATGAGACTGACGCTACTGCGAGACCGCTTCTCAGAAGAATACATGGCGCGCGTCCAAAGGCGTCTGGGCCTCAAAAATCTCTTCAAAGTGGAGGCCATGTTCTCTGATCTGGACACAGAGTTGCAGGCCACCCGTCAGTCAGATTCAGGGACGACGCAAGACATAGAAAGTGCTCTAGAGGAAATCCTGGAAGCCTCGGAAAAAACCATCTTGGACGAGATTGAGAAGATGCTGGACGGACAGAATGCAAAAAATGTTCAGGACCCACATGAGGACACGAGTAGTGTGGATGAGGAGACTGAAATACTGGATGACTTCCAGGAGCTTGCATTCAGTTTACGACAGAAGTATTCAACAGCCAGTGACAGCACACCTTTAGCAGCAGATATGGACCAGG ATGGACATGAATTGAATGTTACTGAGGAAACGCTCCCCATTGTTGAGGAGGAAAAGGTTGACATCGTTCCTGAGGCCGAGAGAGAGCAAGAAAACATCACAGCAACAGATCGTGAGGAAAGAGCAGTAGAGATTGAGGAGGAGCAGATAGTTATGGATGAGGTGCACTCTGGACCCGATGTCAGCGTGGAGGAGGACGGTGGacattttaatcaaaacaaagacaatcaGCCGGAATTCAGTTCATCAGACGACATGCAGACGGTCCCACAAGCCACTCTGGAAAATCCTTTAGACGTGGGCGTTGGTGTAGAGGTGGAGCCCTCGCCCTCAG GATCTTTGGAGCCATTGGATCCAGTGTCTGAAATTAACGAAGCAGAAGTGGGATTATTCTCATCTGGATTATTTTACATGGGCTGCATCTTTTCTATCGCCAGCAGTAAAATTGTGGAGTGGACAACTGTG ATGATTTCCCTTTTGCCAGACGAGTGGAAGCCAGGGGAGACGTTGTACGGATGTCCCTGGCAAGCGGTGGTCTTCACTGCTTTGGTTGGAGTTGTGACCGTCACCATCTTCTTCTGGAGAACTGTGTTGGCA GTAAAATCGAGAGAATACCTTG TGGATGAAAAAAGGCTCACAGAGCAAATCCAGGCTCTCAAAAAAGAGAAGAACGATTCTCTCACCAAGATGTCTGAACTCCAGAAGCAG ACTGAGAATCTGAAGGAGAATCAAAAGCAGTCAAAGGAAACAGTCGGTTCTACAATGAAAAGGATGCAACACCTGGAG AGTAAAGTTTTGGAGGCAGAATCCCGAAATAAGCGGATGGCTGAAGAAAAGAATGCATATGTCAAACAACTCGAAGAGGAGCGGACACATTCTAAGGAATATGAAACCAGG GTCGAGAGACTGGAGAAGTCcaatgagaagctgcagctcagcaggaaAAAGATCCAGGAAACGCTCTCAAGG ACTTCTGTTCTCCTTGATGAAGCCAAGATTCGTGAAGATGCCAGAAAAGCTCAGCACAAATGTCTTGGGAAAGATTATGCAGCACTAAAAGAAGAGAACAAGACG TTTAAGACTACTATAAAGAGCTGGGAGGACAAACACAAGGAGCTGAGTGAGCAGATTAAAAGTTATCAAAAGTcccagaaggagctggaggactcTGTGGTGCTCAAAGATCACAACGTGGAG GTGCTGTCTGAACTTCTGGCAGATTTAGACGCTTGCGAGCTACAAAAAGGTGAAACCAAAGTTTTAGCCAATGGTGAAGTAGCATCTG ATAAGAAAACAGTCGTAAAGAACAGAATCAAACAGATGATGGATGTTTCCCGG GTGCAGACCACTCTCACAGTAGTTGAAGAAGAGCGAGATCGCTTCATGACTAAACTACTGAACGAGGAAACGACGAGAAAGGCCCTGGAAG aaCAACACCAGGAGCTGGAACATTCAATTGCAACTTTAAAAAGCACCAAAAGCCATGTTGATAACCAGTTCAAGATCCTCCagcagaaaaatgaaatcatggTTGAAATGTACCAACAGAAGGAGAATGCTCTACAGCA GAAATTAAcgaaggaggagctggagcgaCGCAGCAAAGAGAGTCTGCTCTCGGAGGTGGGAGGAAAAGCTGTGGAGGCCGAGGAGCAGGTCAAAGTTTTGAGGCACCGCATTAATGAAATGGAGGACCAGATGAAGAAGACGGAGGACGTCTACAAAGAGCAG ataaaagagcaggaaaataaaactcaCTCAAACTGG GTGAATGCTCGGAATGCAGAGAGAGCTCTGAATCAGGAGAAGCTTGAATCATCAAAGCTCCGTGAAAA GTTGGCTGTTTTAACTTCGCAGCTGAATGAGCGTCGTGCTCCTCTCTTCAGACCAAACCCTGGACAAGCTGCAGTTCCTCGCCAAG GCTCTCGACCTCCATCAGATCCTCACGGTCGTTACGCTGAGAACAAACACATCTCTGGGATGG acTTGATGGGTCCCCGCAGCTCATCGCCCGCCAACATGGATGGACCT ACACAAGCAGTAGATCCACAGGTTAAAGCAGAGACTCAGGCTGAGGCCTCCACAGAGAGTCCAGAGCCA GGACCTGGATCCTTCATAGCGTCTCCAATCAGGGACTCGCCTGGTCCCATGATCCAAGGACCTGGCCCTGGACCCCATGACCCGCTCCTCCCTCCCGGACCCCACATCCGCCTGCCACCACCCGGGCCTTACAGACACCCGCGGCCCGGCCCCTACCACCTGCCGCCTGGTCCTCTTCCTCCAAACCTACCTCCTCTTCACGGGCCTCCACTACCAGCTAATGGACACCCAGGTATGCCTGGACACCCAGGTATGCCTGGACCAATGGGAGGAGACTTTGGGCCTCGCCCCGCCAACGGACACGTGTTCCACCCCAGGCCTGGCCCAGGTCATTTCATTGATCCTAGGGGTCCGCTACCACCGCATTTCCGTCCTCCTCCGCCTCATCACTTTGGACCAATGCCTCTACCACACG GTGTCCGAGGGCCCATTGGACCACGTCCACCTTTCCATCCTGACATGCGCTTCCCAGGACCACGTGACCACATCAACCCACCAATGGACCTGCCCCCAGGTATCCCACCCCATCCTGCACATCCTGGTGATGCTTTCGGTCAGGCTCCACCCCATGCCCTCCACAACTCAGCGGGCGCTCACAGCGGCCCTGGGCACGACCCGCGCGTGAGGCCGGAGGCCCCGCAGGACTCAGCAAGGCCAGCAATGGCCAAGCCTTAA
- the mia3 gene encoding transport and Golgi organization protein 1 homolog isoform X4, with protein sequence MAAKHFYRQGFLLLLFNFISTAALEKRFSDLKRCADDECSMLLCRGKALKDFSAPDCRFLSFKKSETIYVYYKLAGRRTDMWAGSVGNIFGYFPKDLLAVNHLYTDKEVELPAEETDFVCFDTGFDKFDNYDIDVLLASFVEENSRASRGTSDQIQVAEDTPKETQPFEEEEEEEEEEEQTEKQTEQQENVDHLDPDDQNASLPELDVENELPPLEVESETATPDFIETAEEVEQIKLDESVPENVVSERSEPKDTLPNPEVESVAKDEFVPETEAVSVTEGKQIPELKTTLGNTFDAIVTGEETTKRVTPFEDEEEEEENQEVDDNSKENVDVIQGTPLLSFTEKAMNTPAPDSLQEHEAPPVTHEDEPQAAEEKNMWTSIGDAVFSVVTGGEMTAHVSSDEDDDEEDEEEEEEEAAAKPTEDFEEAKKDVEEPMIIESPKEPEIIEQVLQDPPGSSSVQTDKETISDSEELLLDSDDEGEIEEIGHEEAEDETLKPSADTPQIRHPTGANKLSDILLSQKDTSANNEIEKSDIKTTDETIKHKEEEVQEVSKDSGVNEDVQDSSIAMENRLDLDNVPEENKTVDDRVFVSTETETHQILANEESRDLDVEDDIKTVDDSLPDRLHEYLLADLKKHIHQLDLSVVEPEIHEEPHTEELEEEKPEELEEEIVVVKEELLEDENALPSEQSDNTDSDKPALEPETLPTASTVEPVYSDSVMRLTLLRDRFSEEYMARVQRRLGLKNLFKVEAMFSDLDTELQATRQSDSGTTQDIESALEEILEASEKTILDEIEKMLDGQNAKNVQDPHEDTSSVDEETEILDDFQELAFSLRQKYSTASDSTPLAADMDQDGHELNVTEETLPIVEEEKVDIVPEAEREQENITATDREERAVEIEEEQIVMDEVHSGPDVSVEEDGGHFNQNKDNQPEFSSSDDMQTVPQATLENPLDVGVGVEVEPSPSGSLEPLDPVSEINEAEVGLFSSGLFYMGCIFSIASSKIVEWTTVMISLLPDEWKPGETLYGCPWQAVVFTALVGVVTVTIFFWRTVLAVKSREYLVDEKRLTEQIQALKKEKNDSLTKMSELQKQTENLKENQKQSKETVGSTMKRMQHLESKVLEAESRNKRMAEEKNAYVKQLEEERTHSKEYETRVERLEKSNEKLQLSRKKIQETLSRTSVLLDEAKIREDARKAQHKCLGKDYAALKEENKTFKTTIKSWEDKHKELSEQIKSYQKSQKELEDSVVLKDHNVEVLSELLADLDACELQKGETKVLANGEVASDKKTVVKNRIKQMMDVSRVQTTLTVVEEERDRFMTKLLNEETTRKALEEQHQELEHSIATLKSTKSHVDNQFKILQQKNEIMVEMYQQKENALQQKLTKEELERRSKESLLSEVGGKAVEAEEQVKVLRHRINEMEDQMKKTEDVYKEQIKEQENKTHSNWVNARNAERALNQEKLESSKLREKLAVLTSQLNERRAPLFRPNPGQAAVPRQGSRPPSDPHGRYAENKHISGMDLMGPRSSSPANMDGPGPGSFIASPIRDSPGPMIQGPGPGPHDPLLPPGPHIRLPPPGPYRHPRPGPYHLPPGPLPPNLPPLHGPPLPANGHPGMPGHPGMPGPMGGDFGPRPANGHVFHPRPGPGHFIDPRGPLPPHFRPPPPHHFGPMPLPHGVRGPIGPRPPFHPDMRFPGPRDHINPPMDLPPGIPPHPAHPGDAFGQAPPHALHNSAGAHSGPGHDPRVRPEAPQDSARPAMAKP encoded by the exons ATGGCAGCGAAGCACTTCTACCGACAGGgctttttattacttttattcaattttatcTCGACCGCGGCCCTGGAGAAACGCTTCTCCGACCTGAAGAGATGCGCCGACGACGAGTGCAGca TGCTGCTGTGTCGGGGGAAAGCATTGAAAGATTTCTCGGCACCGGATTGTCGATTCCTGTCCTTTAAGAAATCAGAAACTATCTATGTTTACTACAAACTTGCAGGCAGAAGGACTGACATGTGGGCAGGAAGT GTTGGAAATATCTTTGGCTATTTCCCAAAGGACCTTCTTGCAGTTAACCACCTTTATACAGATAAAGAAGTCGAACTTCCCGCAGAG GAAAcagattttgtctgttttgacACTGGATTTGATAAGTTTGACAATTATGACATAGATGTACTCTTAGCCTCCTTCGTGGAGGAGAATAGCAGAGCAAGTAGGGGAACGTCTGACCAAATCCAAGTGGCAGAGGACACTCCAAAAGAAACACAGCcatttgaagaagaagaagaagaagaagaagaagaagagcagactgaaaaacaaactgagcagCAAGAGAATGTAGATCATCTTGATCCTGATGATCAAAATGCCTCTTTACCTGAGCTTGATGTGGAAAATGAATTGCCTCCTTTAGAAGTAGAATCTGAAACAGCCACAcctgattttattgaaacagCCGAAGAAGTTGAGCAAATCAAACTAGATGAGTCTGTTCCTGAAAATGTTGTGTCAGAGAGGAGTGAACCCAAAGATACACTCCCAAATCCTGAAGTGGAATCTGTGGCCAAAGACGAGTTTGTTCCAGAAACGGAAGCAGTCTCGGTTACTGAGGGAAAGCAAATCCCAGAGTTGAAAACTACCCTGGGAAACACTTTTGATGCCATCGTTACTGGTGAAGAAACCACTAAGAGAGTTACACCGTttgaagacgaagaagaagaggaggaaaaccaAGAGGTGGACGATAACTCCAAAGAAAACGTTGATGTTATACAAGGCACTCCATTACTGTCTTTCACTGAAAAAGCCATGAACACTCCAGCACCTGATTCCCTCCAAGAGCATGAAGCTCCTCCAGTAACACACGAGGATGAACCTCAAGCTGCTGAGGAGAAGAACATGTGGACGTCAATTGGAGATGCAGTCTTTTCAGTTGTCACGGGGGGAGAGATGACAGCACATGTGAGTTCAGACGAAGATGATGACGAggaggacgaagaagaagaagaagaagaagctgctgcaaAACCCACTGAGGATTTTGAGGAAGCAAAAAAAGATGTCGAAGAACCAATGATTATAGAATCTCCCAAAGAGCCTGAAATCATAGAGCAAGTTCTTCAAGATCCTCCTGGTTCCAGCTCTGTACAGACAGATAAAGAAACAATCAGTGATTCTGAGGAACTTTTGTTGGATAGTGACGATGAGGGTGAAATAGAAGAGATCGGACAtgaggaagcagaggatgaaaCATTAAAACCTTCAGCTGATACACCACAGATACGACACCCGACAGGAGCAAATAAATTATCAGATATTTTATTGTCACAAAAAGATACCTCTGCCAataatgaaatagaaaaatctgacattaaaacaacagatgAAACCATTAAGcacaaagaagaggaagtgcAGGAGGTGTCCAAAGATTCTGGAGTCAATGAAGATGTACAGGACAGTAGCATTGCAATGGAGAATAGACTGGATTTGGACAATGTgccagaagaaaacaagacgGTGGACGATCGTGTATTTGTCAGTACAGAAACTGAAACTCATCAGATCCTTGCCAATGAAGAGTCGAGGGATTTAGATGTCGAAGACGACATAAAGACAGTAGACGACAGCTTACCTGATCGGTTACATGAATATTTATTGGCAGATCTTAAGAAGCATATCCATCAACTAGATTTATCTGTTGTTGAACCAGAGATTCATGAGGAACCACatacagaggagctggaggaagaaaaacctgaagagctggaggaagaaatTGTTGTGGTGAAAGAAGAATTACTTGAAGATGAAAATGCACTTCCGTCCGAACAATCAGATAACACAGACTCTGACAAGCCTGCTCTTGAACCAGAAACTCTGCCCACTGCGTCGACTGTAGAGCCAGTGTACAGCGACAGCGTGATGAGACTGACGCTACTGCGAGACCGCTTCTCAGAAGAATACATGGCGCGCGTCCAAAGGCGTCTGGGCCTCAAAAATCTCTTCAAAGTGGAGGCCATGTTCTCTGATCTGGACACAGAGTTGCAGGCCACCCGTCAGTCAGATTCAGGGACGACGCAAGACATAGAAAGTGCTCTAGAGGAAATCCTGGAAGCCTCGGAAAAAACCATCTTGGACGAGATTGAGAAGATGCTGGACGGACAGAATGCAAAAAATGTTCAGGACCCACATGAGGACACGAGTAGTGTGGATGAGGAGACTGAAATACTGGATGACTTCCAGGAGCTTGCATTCAGTTTACGACAGAAGTATTCAACAGCCAGTGACAGCACACCTTTAGCAGCAGATATGGACCAGG ATGGACATGAATTGAATGTTACTGAGGAAACGCTCCCCATTGTTGAGGAGGAAAAGGTTGACATCGTTCCTGAGGCCGAGAGAGAGCAAGAAAACATCACAGCAACAGATCGTGAGGAAAGAGCAGTAGAGATTGAGGAGGAGCAGATAGTTATGGATGAGGTGCACTCTGGACCCGATGTCAGCGTGGAGGAGGACGGTGGacattttaatcaaaacaaagacaatcaGCCGGAATTCAGTTCATCAGACGACATGCAGACGGTCCCACAAGCCACTCTGGAAAATCCTTTAGACGTGGGCGTTGGTGTAGAGGTGGAGCCCTCGCCCTCAG GATCTTTGGAGCCATTGGATCCAGTGTCTGAAATTAACGAAGCAGAAGTGGGATTATTCTCATCTGGATTATTTTACATGGGCTGCATCTTTTCTATCGCCAGCAGTAAAATTGTGGAGTGGACAACTGTG ATGATTTCCCTTTTGCCAGACGAGTGGAAGCCAGGGGAGACGTTGTACGGATGTCCCTGGCAAGCGGTGGTCTTCACTGCTTTGGTTGGAGTTGTGACCGTCACCATCTTCTTCTGGAGAACTGTGTTGGCA GTAAAATCGAGAGAATACCTTG TGGATGAAAAAAGGCTCACAGAGCAAATCCAGGCTCTCAAAAAAGAGAAGAACGATTCTCTCACCAAGATGTCTGAACTCCAGAAGCAG ACTGAGAATCTGAAGGAGAATCAAAAGCAGTCAAAGGAAACAGTCGGTTCTACAATGAAAAGGATGCAACACCTGGAG AGTAAAGTTTTGGAGGCAGAATCCCGAAATAAGCGGATGGCTGAAGAAAAGAATGCATATGTCAAACAACTCGAAGAGGAGCGGACACATTCTAAGGAATATGAAACCAGG GTCGAGAGACTGGAGAAGTCcaatgagaagctgcagctcagcaggaaAAAGATCCAGGAAACGCTCTCAAGG ACTTCTGTTCTCCTTGATGAAGCCAAGATTCGTGAAGATGCCAGAAAAGCTCAGCACAAATGTCTTGGGAAAGATTATGCAGCACTAAAAGAAGAGAACAAGACG TTTAAGACTACTATAAAGAGCTGGGAGGACAAACACAAGGAGCTGAGTGAGCAGATTAAAAGTTATCAAAAGTcccagaaggagctggaggactcTGTGGTGCTCAAAGATCACAACGTGGAG GTGCTGTCTGAACTTCTGGCAGATTTAGACGCTTGCGAGCTACAAAAAGGTGAAACCAAAGTTTTAGCCAATGGTGAAGTAGCATCTG ATAAGAAAACAGTCGTAAAGAACAGAATCAAACAGATGATGGATGTTTCCCGG GTGCAGACCACTCTCACAGTAGTTGAAGAAGAGCGAGATCGCTTCATGACTAAACTACTGAACGAGGAAACGACGAGAAAGGCCCTGGAAG aaCAACACCAGGAGCTGGAACATTCAATTGCAACTTTAAAAAGCACCAAAAGCCATGTTGATAACCAGTTCAAGATCCTCCagcagaaaaatgaaatcatggTTGAAATGTACCAACAGAAGGAGAATGCTCTACAGCA GAAATTAAcgaaggaggagctggagcgaCGCAGCAAAGAGAGTCTGCTCTCGGAGGTGGGAGGAAAAGCTGTGGAGGCCGAGGAGCAGGTCAAAGTTTTGAGGCACCGCATTAATGAAATGGAGGACCAGATGAAGAAGACGGAGGACGTCTACAAAGAGCAG ataaaagagcaggaaaataaaactcaCTCAAACTGG GTGAATGCTCGGAATGCAGAGAGAGCTCTGAATCAGGAGAAGCTTGAATCATCAAAGCTCCGTGAAAA GTTGGCTGTTTTAACTTCGCAGCTGAATGAGCGTCGTGCTCCTCTCTTCAGACCAAACCCTGGACAAGCTGCAGTTCCTCGCCAAG GCTCTCGACCTCCATCAGATCCTCACGGTCGTTACGCTGAGAACAAACACATCTCTGGGATGG acTTGATGGGTCCCCGCAGCTCATCGCCCGCCAACATGGATGGACCT GGACCTGGATCCTTCATAGCGTCTCCAATCAGGGACTCGCCTGGTCCCATGATCCAAGGACCTGGCCCTGGACCCCATGACCCGCTCCTCCCTCCCGGACCCCACATCCGCCTGCCACCACCCGGGCCTTACAGACACCCGCGGCCCGGCCCCTACCACCTGCCGCCTGGTCCTCTTCCTCCAAACCTACCTCCTCTTCACGGGCCTCCACTACCAGCTAATGGACACCCAGGTATGCCTGGACACCCAGGTATGCCTGGACCAATGGGAGGAGACTTTGGGCCTCGCCCCGCCAACGGACACGTGTTCCACCCCAGGCCTGGCCCAGGTCATTTCATTGATCCTAGGGGTCCGCTACCACCGCATTTCCGTCCTCCTCCGCCTCATCACTTTGGACCAATGCCTCTACCACACG GTGTCCGAGGGCCCATTGGACCACGTCCACCTTTCCATCCTGACATGCGCTTCCCAGGACCACGTGACCACATCAACCCACCAATGGACCTGCCCCCAGGTATCCCACCCCATCCTGCACATCCTGGTGATGCTTTCGGTCAGGCTCCACCCCATGCCCTCCACAACTCAGCGGGCGCTCACAGCGGCCCTGGGCACGACCCGCGCGTGAGGCCGGAGGCCCCGCAGGACTCAGCAAGGCCAGCAATGGCCAAGCCTTAA